In the genome of Candidatus Pristimantibacillus lignocellulolyticus, the window TCAATACAGGAACAAAGGTTAAACTAAGTGATAATCGTATCGGAGAGATTGTATTTTTCGAAAGAGATTATCCAACAAGACCATGGGTATCTATTAATAATGTAATCGTGAATTTAACGATTGAAAGAAACTTGCATATCATTGAAGTTTTACAATAATATAAAACCCCTACATCTAGCAATGTTCAATGAACAATAACTAGATGTAGGGGTTTTTGTTTATTCGACAAAAAACTAATAAAAATATCGACAAAAAGCTTGCAATGCCTACGTATTCTATGGTATATTATTTCTTGTCGCCGCGAGAGATTGCGAGACACAGACGAAAAACAAAATGCGAGTCACAATTACGAAAGTAAATGAGAAACGCTTTGATCTTTGAAAACTGAACAACGAGTAAGAACTGCCATTAACAATTTTCACCCCGTGAAAATTGTTAATAAAAAGCGAAACAAATGAGCAAGTCAAACACTTTAATGGAGAGTTTGATCCTGGCTCAGGACGAACGCTGGCGGCGTGCCTAATACATGCAAGTCGAGCGGAGTTGAAGAGAAGCTTGCTTCTCTGATGCTTAGCGGCGGACGGGTGAGTAACACGTAGGTAACCTGCCTATAAGACTGGGATAACATTCGGAAACGAATGCTAATACCGGATATGCATTTTGATCGCATGATCGAGATGGGAAAGACGGAGTAATCTGTCACTTATAGATGGACCTGCGGCGCATTAGCTAGTTGGTGAGGTAATGGCTCACCAAGGCGACGATGCGTAGCCGACCTGAGAGGGTGATCGGCCACACTGGGACTGAGACACGGCCCAGACTCCTACGGGAGGCAGCAGTAGGGAATCTTCCGCAATGGACGAAAGTCTGACGGAGCAACGCCGCGTGAGTGATGAAGGTTTTCGGATCGTAAAGCTCTGTTGCCAGGGAAGAACGCTATGGAGAGTAACTGCTCCATAGGTGACGGTACCTGAGAAGAAAGCCCCGGCTAACTACGTGCCAGCAGCCGCGGTAATACGTAGGGGGCAAGCGTTGTCCGGAATTATTGGGCGTAAAGCGCGCGCAGGCGGTCGATTAAGTTTGGTGTTTAAGGCTGAGGCTCAACCTCAGTTCGCACTGAAAACTGGTTGACTTGAGTACAGAAGAGGAAAGTGGAATTCCACGTGTAGCGGTGAAATGCGTAGATATGTGGAGGAACACCAGTGGCGAAGGCGACTTTCTGGGCTGTAACTGACGCTGAGGCGCGAAAGCGTGGGTAGCAAACAGGATTAGATACCCTGGTAGTCCACGCCGTAAACGATGAATGCTAGGTGTTAGGGGTTTCGATACCCTTGGTGCCGAAGTTAACACATTAAGCATTCCGCCTGGGGAGTACGGTCGCAAGACTGAAACTCAAAGGAATTGACGGGGACCCGCACAAGCAGTGGAGTATGTGGTTTAATTCGAAGCAACGCGAAGAACCTTACCAGGTCTTGACATGCCTCTGACCGTCCTAGAGATAGGGCTTCTCTTCGGAGCAGGGGACACAGGTGGTGCATGGTTGTCGTCAGCTCGTGTCGTGAGATGTTGGGTTAAGTCCCGCAACGAGCGCAACCCCTAATGTTAGTTGCCAGCAGGTTAAGCTGGGCACTCTAACGTGACTGCCGGTGACAAACCGGAGGAAGGTGGGGATGACGTCAAATCATCATGCCCCTTATGACCTGGGCTACACACGTACTACAATGGCCAGTACAACGGGAAGCGAAACCGCGAGGTGGAGCCAATCCTATCAAAGCTGGTCTCAGTTCGGATTGTAGGCTGCAACTCGCCTACATGAAGTCGGAATTGCTAGTAATCGCGGATCAGCATGCCGCGGTGAATACGTTCCCGGGTCTTGTACACACCGCCCGTCACACCACGAGAGTTTACAACACCCGAAGCCGGTGGGGTAACCCGTAAGGGAGCCAGCCGTCGAAGGTGGGGTAGATGATTGGGGTGAAGTCGTAACAAGGTAGCCGTATCGGAAGGTGCGGCTGGATCACCTCCTTTCTAAGAGAATACGTTCTTCCGATGAGAAGAACATAAGATCCCTTGAGGATCACAACTTGGCAGTTGTTCGCACACTCGTTGTCAGTTTTGAAAGATCAAACAAAGCTTTTCGAAAGAAAAGTGTATAGTAGTTCTTTCAAAGAATAAGCTTTTGAAGTACTTTACTTCGTAAAGTTTTAGGTAGTCAAAACGGAATACCCAAGGGCCTTTAGCTCAGCTGGTTAGAGCGCACCCCTGATAAGGGTGAGGTCGGTGGTTCGAGTCCACTAAGGCCCACCATATCGACTTTGAGTCGGTTACCCATTTCATTATGGGGCCATAGCTCAGCTGGGAGAGCGCCTGCCTTGCAAGCAGGAGGTCAGCGGTTCGATCCCGCTTGGCTCCACCAACAATTCTCTTACGAGATTGTTTACCATTATTCTAACGGATTATGGTGCACTATTTTCCTAACGGAAAAAGTGTTTGTTCCTTGAAAACTGGATAAGAAAGTAATGAAACATCCAAAGCGAATGAAAGTAAAACACGCGAATTTATATTCAAATGTTTTACATGAATAGCGAATAATTTTTTGTTCGACGACCTTGTTCATCAGAACACTAGAGGAGAACAAAAACATTAGGAGCGCAACTAGGTTAAGCTAGTAAGAGCGCACGGAGGATGCCTAGGCACTAGGAGCCGAAGAAGGACGTGGCGAACAACGATACTGCCTCGGGGAGCTGTAAGCAAGCTTTGATCCGGGGATTTCCGAATGGGGAAACCCAGCAGTCGTAATGGACTGTTACTTCTAACTGAATACATAGGTTAGATAGAGGCATACCAGGGGAACTGAAACATCTAAGTACCCTGAGGAAGAGAAAACAAAAGTGATTCCGTCAGTAGCGGCGAGCGAACGCGGATTAGCCCAAACCAAAGAGCTTGCTCTTTGGGGTTGTAGGACAGTTCACACGGAGTTACAAAGGTGTAGGTTAGGCGAAGAGGTCTGGAAAGGCCCGCTAGAAGAGGTAAAAGCCCTGTAGCCAAAAGTCGACACTCTCCGAACTGTATCCTGAGTACGGCGGGACACGTGAAACCCCGTCGGAATCCGGCAGGACCATCTGCCAAGGCTAAATACTCCCTAGTGACCGATAGTGAAGCAGTACCGTGAGGGAAAGGTGAAAAGCACCGCGGAAGCGGAGTGAAAAAGAACCTGAAACCGTGCGCTTACAAAAAGTCAGAGCCCTATTAATGGGTGATGGCGTGCCTTTTGTAGAATGAACCGGCGAGTTACGATTACGTGCAAGGTTAAGTTGGAAAGACGGAGCCGCAGCGAAAGCGAGTCTGAATAGGGCGAATAAGTACGTAGTCGTAGACCCGAAACCGTGTGATCTACCCCTGTCCAGGGTGAAGGTGCGGTAACACGCACTGGAGGCCCGAACCCACGCACGTTGAAAAGTGCGGGGATGAGGTGGGGGTAGCGGAGAAATTCCAATCGAACTCGGAGATAGCTGGTTCTCCCCGAAATAGCTTTAGGGCTAGCCTCGGATTAGAGTGTCGTGGAGGTAGAGCACTGATTGGGTGCGGGGCCCGCCAAGGGTTACCAAGTCTAGTCAAACTCCGAATGCCACAGACATGTTATCCGGGAGTCAGACAGTGAGTGCTAAGATCCATTGTCAAGAGGGAAACAGCCCAGATCATCAGCTAAGGTCCCCAAGTGTGTGTTAAGTGGGAAAGGATGTGGAGTTGCACAGACAACCAGGATGTTGGCTTAGAAGCAGCCACCATTTAAAGAGTGCGTAATAGCTCACTGGTCGAGTGACTCTGCGCCGAAAATGTAACGGGGCTAAACACACCACCGAAGCTATGGCATGTACCTTATGGTACTTGGGTAGGGGAGCGTTGAATATAGGTTGAAGTCAGACCGTAAGGACTGGTGGACAGTATTCAAGTGAGAATGCCGGTATGAGTAACGAAAAGACAAGTGAGAATCTTGTCCGCCGTAAGCCTAAGGGTTCCTGAGGAAGGCTCGTCCTCTCAGGGTAAGTCGGGACCTAACGCGAGGCCGAAAGGCGTAGTGGAAGGACAACAGGTTGAAATTCCTGTACCACCGAAAACCGTTTGAGCAATGGGGTGACACAGAAGGGTAGTGACGCGGACTGATGGAATAGTCCGTCTAAGTAGTGAGGCTTGTCGATAGGAAAATCCGTCGGCTATAAGGCTGGGCTGCGATGGGGAGCGAAAATTATAGTAGCGAAGGTCATGAGCTCCGGCTGTCAAGAAAAGCCTCTAGTTAGGTATAGGTGCCCGTACCGCAAACCGACACAGGTAGGCGAGCAGAGCATGCTAAGGCGCGCGGAAGAACTCTCGTTAAGGAACTCGGCAAAATGACCCCGTAACTTAGGGAGAAGGGGTGCCCCGGTAGGGTTAATAGCCCGAGGGGGCCGCAGTGAAAAGGCCCAATCGACTGTTTAGCAAAAACACAGGTCTGTGCGAAGTCGTAAGACGAAGTATACGGGCTGACGCCTGCCCGGTGCTGGAAGGTTAAGGGGAGTGGTTAGGGGTAACCCGAAGCTATGAACCGAAGCCCCAGTAAACGGCGGCCGTAACTATAACGGTCCTAAGGTAGCGAAATTCCTTGTCAGGTAAATTCTGACCCGCACGAATGGCGTAACGAATTGGGCGCTGTCTCAACGAGAGATCCGGTGAAATTTTAATACCTGTGAAGATGCAGGTTACCCGCGACAAGACGGAAAGACCCCATGGAGCTTTACTGCAACTTGATATTGAACTTTGGTACGATCTGTACAGGATAGGTGGGAGCCTTTGAGTCATGAGCGCCAGCTTGTGAGGAGGCGACGTTGGGATACCACCCTGATCGTATCGGAGTTCTAACCTGCTACCCTGAATCGGGTAGAGGGACCGTGTCAGGTGGGCAGTTTGACTGGGGCGGTCGCCTCCTAAAGAGTAACGGAGGCGCCCAAAGGTTCCCTCAGAATGGTTGGAAATCATTCGAAGAGTGCAAAGGCAAAAGGGAGCTTGACTGCGAGACCTACAAGTCGAGCAGGGACGAAAGTCGGGCTTAGTGATCCGGTGGTACCGCATGGAAGGGCCATCGCTCAACGGATAAAAGCTACCCTGGGGATAACAGGCTTATCTCCCCCAAGAGTCCACATCGACGGGGAGGTTTGGCACCTCGATGTCGGCTCATCGCATCCTGGGGCTGAAGTAGGTCCCAAGGGTTGGGCTGTTCGCCCATTAAAGCGGTACGCGAGCTGGGTTCAGAACGTCGTGAGACAGTTCGGTCCCTATCTGTCGCGGGCGCAGGAAATTTGAGAAGAGCTGTCCTTAGTACGAGAGGACCGGGATGGACGTACCGCTGGTGTACCAGTTGTTTCGCCAGAAGCATAGCTGGGTAGCTAAGTACGGACGGGATAAACGCTGAAAGCATCTAAGCGTGAAGCCCCCTTCAAGATGAGATTTCCCAATTAGTAAGACCCCTTGAAGACGACGAGGTTGATAGGTTCGGGGTGTAAGTGTAGCAATACATGTAGCTGACGAATACTAATCGGTCGAGGGCTTATCCTAACAATCTTTTCTATGCGCAAGCAAGAAGAGTACATTGATACAAGCATCACTTTGGAGTTTTACCTTTCCTATCCAGTTTTGAGGGCGCAAGCTCTAGCAAGACGTTTGGTGATGACGGCGAAAGGGAACCACGCGTACCCATCTCGAACACGACCGTTAAGCCTTTCAGCGCCGATGGTACTTGGACCGCAGGGTCCTGGGAGAGTAGGACGTCGCCAAGCACGGATAAGCCCATTGCATAAGCAGTGGGCTTTTTTGTGCGTTTTAACGTGTGATCACGCTGATTAAGCTGACGAAGTTGATTCGACGGCGAAGAGGCCATTCATCGCTCGTTCCAGTACTCATGTACCAAGTCCGTACATTCCGTGCTTCACGTCCCTAACTTCATGTCCTCTTCTTGGTGCTGACACGTTATATGCCCGAGAAGTAACATTCCTTGAGGTGGAGCAGGAAGAAGAGTGTTGTTCAGGAAGCCGGCTTTTAACCTTATTCGGGGTTGGACAGGTTGTTCACCGAAGCTAAGGAAGAGCATAATCGGTATGTTTCTTACAGAAACGTTTTATTGCTGGTGTACGAGTGTCGTACACAACACAACATAAATGACAATACAAGACACAACACATAACACAACATCTGCATTTCTTATTTGATCGGAATGGGTGATTGAATACACTATATGTTAGAATGAAGTGATATTAACTACTAAAAGGTCATGTAAGTGAAAAATCATGTAAATGATTTGCTGTAATATTTAAGATATCGAATGATCAGAAATTGATTGTTGTCGTTAGTAATAGATATAAATTAGCGAATGAAATGAGGTATTCGTATTAAGAACGTATTAGTTACAGGCTATCGTGCACATGAACTGCAAATATTCGATCAGAAGAACAAAGCAATTCCTTTTATTAAGAAAGCTTTTAGATCGAAAATAACTTCTATTATAGAAGAAGGAGCAGAGTGGATTATTACTCCTGGTCAGTATGGGTTTGATCTATGGGCAAGTGAAGTTATTATAGAACTTCGAAAGGAACTATATCCTCATATCAAACTTTCAATGATTACTGCTTTTGCTAATCAAGAGGAGAATTGGAAGGATGAACGTAAAGAATATTATAATTCCATAAAAGAACAGGTTGATTTCTATGCAGAGGTTAGTAAACAACCATATGTTGGTCCATGGCAATTCCAAGCTAGAGATCAATTACTATTTCATAAAACTGATGGAATGGTATTATTTTATGATGATGAAGCAGCACCTAGTAGTGTTAAGTTTGTAAAAGAGAGAGCAGTTAAGCTATATAATGAGAGTAATTATTCTATAATTACAATTACGGCAGATGATATTCAAAATGCTATGGAAGTGGACTACGATTATATTGAGTAGTTTTCAATATAACAATAAAAGCGCTCATTCACCAATAAGGTAATGAACGCCTTTTTACGTTAGTTGCTAATTATCTATTCTAAATTAATGTTAAGCAATTAACAAAACATAACAGAACAGTTATAGTTGTAGCCATAAAATTACACCTGGAGTAAAAACAATAAGTTGCAGTTAGTACAGCTTATTGTTTTTGAATGAAGGTAAAGTAACAGTAAATGTAGTTCCTACTTTCCATGTGCTCTCTACTTCAATGGTACCTGAATGTAATGAAACGATTTTATGAGCAATTGATAATCCGAGTCCACTACCAGAGTGTTCGTTCTGACTACGAGACTCACTCACTTTACTAAAGCGTTCAAAGATTACTGATAATTGTTCAGGAGGAATTCCCTCCCCACTATCAGTGATCGTTATAACTATATTTGGATTTTGTTCACTAGGTGCTTTCAATGTAATCGTTAAGCTATCTTGTTCAGAACAGAATTTAATAGCATTGTTGATTAGATTTTGCCATACCTCGTATAGTAATTGTTCGTTTCCACATATAGATACTTCAGCTAAGTCCACTTCTAACTGCAGATTTTTATCACTCCATTGCCACTCTAACATAATAAGAACTTGTCTAATTTGCTCATCAATTCGAAAATTTGATTTGCTTAACTGTTGTTCTTGTTCTAGAGACGCAAGCTTTAGTAATTGTTTACTCATTGATGATAACCGTTCACTTTCCATTGCTATAATACCCATATGTGTAATAAGTTCCTCTTTTGTAATCGAACTGAGTGATGAAGTAAGAGCTAACCCATGTATTGATGTTAAAGGAGTTTGGAATTCATGTGAGACATCAGAAACGAATTGTTGTTTCATTTCATCCGATCTCTTTA includes:
- a CDS encoding HAMP domain-containing histidine kinase: MKTLYVKIVLIFIGITFISAIAGLLTTDFYYKKALIKDNELRTIEVAHSIQNLFQDELRNQDLSFMDQTAQLGYQIYWVTPEGIGSSYGSPFKRDELAPLQLETVLSGQLYSGMSNQEVSFNLFGFFNNSLANTIGLSIETNEGTAAFFIRPDLMQQSGELRLIISMLLVSSFIFSLICITIMSRFIVRPIKQLTNATKQLAKGYYSNYNLQLSRSDEIGELARNFNYMTNELKRSDEMKQQFVSDVSHEFQTPLTSIHGLALTSSLSSITKEELITHMGIIAMESERLSSMSKQLLKLASLEQEQQLSKSNFRIDEQIRQVLIMLEWQWSDKNLQLEVDLAEVSICGNEQLLYEVWQNLINNAIKFCSEQDSLTITLKAPSEQNPNIVITITDSGEGIPPEQLSVIFERFSKVSESRSQNEHSGSGLGLSIAHKIVSLHSGTIEVESTWKVGTTFTVTLPSFKNNKLY
- a CDS encoding SLOG family protein; translated protein: MKNVLVTGYRAHELQIFDQKNKAIPFIKKAFRSKITSIIEEGAEWIITPGQYGFDLWASEVIIELRKELYPHIKLSMITAFANQEENWKDERKEYYNSIKEQVDFYAEVSKQPYVGPWQFQARDQLLFHKTDGMVLFYDDEAAPSSVKFVKERAVKLYNESNYSIITITADDIQNAMEVDYDYIE